The Mucilaginibacter mallensis genome has a segment encoding these proteins:
- a CDS encoding ankyrin repeat domain-containing protein: protein MPDHNQILYAIEVHSVEGIRSYFDQGGDPNDILPDGVPLFTTMATMYTRTPHFKDCVQCFIDAGLEFRDQALLAVFADDGHKLEQLIRQDAAIILKTYNLFNNTYTPLTGATLLHFCAEYNSVACAKVLLKHNADINAKAALDEYGFGGHTPIFHTVNQNNNNSAEVLDLLLENGADLSVTVKGLIWGKGYEWETFIPAVNPISYAIMGLLPQIHRKEETVAEIVSLLMKHAYGINYRMPNIPNAYLAD from the coding sequence ATGCCCGATCATAATCAAATACTTTATGCTATTGAAGTGCATTCCGTTGAAGGCATCCGGTCGTATTTTGATCAGGGCGGTGATCCGAATGATATTTTGCCTGATGGTGTACCGCTTTTCACAACAATGGCAACCATGTATACACGTACGCCACACTTTAAAGATTGTGTACAATGTTTTATAGATGCCGGACTTGAATTTAGAGACCAGGCTCTTTTAGCTGTTTTTGCTGATGACGGCCATAAGCTCGAACAACTTATCAGGCAGGATGCAGCAATTATTTTAAAGACCTATAATTTATTCAACAACACCTATACCCCGTTAACAGGCGCTACTTTGCTACATTTTTGCGCCGAGTACAACAGTGTTGCCTGCGCAAAAGTTTTGTTAAAACATAACGCCGATATAAATGCAAAAGCCGCGTTGGATGAATATGGCTTTGGCGGGCACACACCTATTTTTCATACGGTTAATCAAAATAACAATAATTCTGCTGAGGTACTTGACCTCTTGCTTGAAAATGGTGCCGACCTGTCGGTTACTGTTAAAGGATTGATATGGGGTAAGGGTTACGAATGGGAAACATTTATCCCCGCGGTAAACCCTATAAGCTATGCCATAATGGGACTGTTACCGCAAATACACCGTAAAGAAGAAACAGTAGCAGAGATAGTCTCCTTATTAATGAAACATGCTTACGGGATTAATTACAGGATGCCTAATATACCGAATGCTTACCTGGCAGATTAG
- a CDS encoding sodium-translocating pyrophosphatase, which translates to MDFFYTNLIYLIPVFGLVGIAVMAIKAAWVVKQDAGDGDMAQLAGYIADGAMAFLRAEWKILSYFVVIAGLLLAYSGTTVATSSPVIAISFVVGAFLSAFAGFLGMRIATKANVRTTQAARTSLAQALKVSFTGGTVMGLGVAGLAIIGLGSLFIVFYTIYVKNAGGDVNGDAMAKALDVLAGFSLGAESIALFARVGGGIYTKAADVGADLVGKVEAGIPEDDVRNPATIADNVGDNVGDVAGMGADLFGSYVATMLATMVLGREIVSHDSFGGIAPILLPMVIAGLGLIFSIVGAAFVKISKETDSVQRALNIGNWASIILTAIATFFLVNWMLPADIFHMKRDELGGGMLKGGSIEFTRGDVFGAIVVGLVVGTLMSMITEYYTAMGKRPVLGIIRQSSTGHATNIIAGLAVGMESTVLPILVLASGIYGSYHFAGLYGVAIAAAGMMATTAMQLSIDAFGPIADNAGGIAEMSRLPEEVRHRTDNLDAVGNTTAATGKGFAIASAALTSLALFAAFVGVAGIEHIDIYKADVLAGLFVGGMIPFIFSALAISAVGRAAMAMVEEVRRQFREIPGIMEYKAKPEYEKCVAISTKASIREMVAPGLIALITPIIVGFIFGPEVLGGLLAGVTVSGVLMGIFQSNAGGAWDNAKKSFEKGVEINGEMYYKKSEPHKASVTGDTVGDPFKDTSGPSMNILIKLMSIVSLVIAPHLQKDVSHSPRLQREIHTQSMIAPVTKPVNKI; encoded by the coding sequence ATGGACTTCTTTTACACTAATTTAATTTATCTGATTCCTGTATTTGGGCTTGTGGGTATTGCCGTAATGGCTATCAAGGCTGCATGGGTTGTTAAGCAGGATGCCGGCGATGGGGATATGGCCCAACTGGCGGGTTACATTGCAGATGGGGCAATGGCCTTTTTACGTGCTGAGTGGAAAATACTAAGCTACTTTGTGGTTATAGCAGGTTTGCTGCTTGCATACTCCGGTACTACGGTGGCAACATCGAGCCCGGTTATTGCTATTTCATTTGTTGTTGGTGCGTTCCTTTCTGCATTCGCGGGCTTTTTGGGGATGCGTATTGCTACCAAGGCAAATGTGCGTACTACACAGGCTGCGCGTACCAGTTTGGCGCAGGCATTAAAAGTATCGTTTACAGGTGGTACAGTTATGGGCCTGGGTGTTGCCGGTTTGGCAATCATTGGTTTAGGCTCATTGTTTATAGTATTCTACACTATTTATGTTAAAAATGCGGGTGGTGATGTAAATGGCGATGCTATGGCGAAAGCGCTGGATGTTTTAGCCGGATTTTCGCTGGGTGCTGAATCAATCGCATTATTTGCACGTGTTGGCGGTGGTATTTATACCAAAGCTGCCGATGTAGGCGCCGATCTGGTTGGTAAAGTTGAAGCAGGTATCCCTGAGGATGATGTTCGTAACCCTGCAACCATTGCTGATAACGTTGGCGACAACGTTGGAGACGTAGCAGGTATGGGCGCCGATTTATTCGGATCATACGTGGCTACTATGCTTGCGACCATGGTGTTGGGCCGTGAGATCGTATCGCATGATAGCTTTGGTGGTATAGCCCCGATTTTATTACCGATGGTAATAGCAGGTTTAGGGTTGATATTCTCCATTGTAGGTGCTGCGTTCGTTAAAATAAGTAAGGAAACTGATAGTGTACAAAGGGCATTAAATATTGGTAACTGGGCCTCTATTATATTAACTGCGATTGCTACCTTCTTTTTAGTGAACTGGATGCTGCCCGCAGATATCTTTCATATGAAGAGAGATGAGTTGGGTGGTGGAATGTTGAAGGGTGGTTCAATAGAATTTACCAGGGGTGATGTTTTTGGCGCAATAGTGGTCGGCCTGGTTGTAGGCACATTAATGTCCATGATCACTGAATATTATACCGCTATGGGTAAACGCCCTGTACTGGGTATCATCAGACAATCGTCAACAGGCCATGCTACCAATATAATCGCCGGTTTGGCGGTGGGCATGGAATCAACTGTGTTACCGATATTAGTGTTGGCATCTGGTATTTACGGTTCATACCATTTTGCAGGTTTATATGGTGTGGCTATTGCAGCCGCAGGTATGATGGCTACTACTGCCATGCAGCTATCGATCGATGCTTTTGGTCCGATTGCCGATAATGCGGGTGGTATTGCAGAAATGAGCCGCCTGCCCGAAGAAGTAAGGCACCGTACTGATAATCTTGATGCTGTAGGTAACACTACAGCTGCTACAGGTAAGGGTTTTGCCATTGCATCGGCAGCGTTAACCTCACTGGCTTTATTCGCAGCATTTGTGGGTGTTGCGGGTATTGAGCATATTGATATTTACAAGGCCGATGTACTTGCCGGATTATTTGTAGGCGGTATGATCCCTTTTATATTCTCGGCATTAGCTATTTCAGCAGTAGGCCGTGCGGCTATGGCGATGGTGGAAGAAGTTCGCCGCCAGTTCCGTGAGATACCGGGTATAATGGAATACAAAGCCAAGCCTGAATATGAAAAATGTGTAGCCATATCAACCAAAGCGTCCATCCGCGAGATGGTTGCACCGGGTTTAATCGCTTTAATCACCCCTATAATTGTAGGCTTTATATTTGGCCCTGAAGTTTTGGGTGGCTTATTAGCAGGTGTTACCGTATCAGGCGTGTTGATGGGGATCTTCCAGAGCAACGCTGGCGGTGCATGGGATAATGCTAAAAAATCATTCGAAAAGGGTGTTGAAATAAACGGCGAGATGTATTACAAAAAATCAGAACCGCATAAAGCATCTGTAACCGGTGATACCGTTGGTGATCCGTTCAAGGATACCTCAGGCCCGTCAATGAATATCCTGATCAAATTAATGTCGATAGTATCACTGGTAATTGCACCGCATTTACAAAAGGATGTGAGCCATAGCCCGAGATTGCAAAGAGAGATTCATACGCAATCAATGATTGCGCCGGTTACGAAACCGGTTAATAAAATCTAA
- a CDS encoding APC family permease yields MKDNPGQPKLKHSLGLLDGTMIVAGSMIGSGIFIVSADIIRNVGSSGWLIAVWLLTGFMTLTAALSYGELSAMFPKAGGQYVYLKESYNKLVAFLYGWSLFAVIQTGTIAAVGVAFAKFTAYLIPAVSEDNILYKLQWGGDTGTAHVFTISAAQVVSIVLIIFLTFINTLGVKSGKIIQNTFTLTKLASLFGLIIFGFIMLKGDVWHSNWTNAWHLQKLNTDGTFAQYTTGAALGAIAAAMVGSIFSSDAWNNVTFIAGEMRNPKRDIALSLFFGTLIVTVIYVSANIVYTAVLPMHDIATAAKDRVGVAASQAIFGNIGTVIIALMIMVSTFGCNNGLILAGARVYYTMAKDGLFFKKTGTLNKFAVPEFGLWIQCIVASILCLSGRYGDLLDMISFVVVIFYVLTIIGIYILRKKRPDHERPYKAFGYPVLPAIYVIMGLAFCTLLIIYKPQFTWPGLIIVLIGIPIYYISQRNAKHEDTPLTDI; encoded by the coding sequence ATGAAAGATAACCCTGGTCAACCCAAACTAAAACATTCGCTCGGCCTGTTAGACGGTACAATGATCGTCGCCGGCTCCATGATCGGCTCAGGTATCTTTATTGTAAGTGCTGATATTATACGTAATGTTGGCTCATCGGGTTGGCTTATTGCGGTTTGGCTGCTCACCGGTTTTATGACACTCACCGCCGCACTGAGCTATGGTGAGCTAAGCGCTATGTTCCCCAAAGCAGGCGGGCAGTACGTTTATCTAAAGGAATCATACAATAAATTAGTCGCTTTTTTATATGGATGGAGCCTTTTTGCGGTGATACAAACAGGCACCATTGCTGCCGTTGGGGTTGCATTCGCTAAATTCACCGCTTATTTAATACCCGCTGTTAGCGAGGATAATATTCTCTACAAACTACAGTGGGGTGGTGATACAGGCACAGCTCATGTATTTACCATCAGCGCGGCGCAGGTAGTATCAATTGTATTGATCATCTTTTTAACCTTTATTAATACGCTTGGTGTTAAAAGCGGTAAGATCATCCAAAATACCTTTACCTTAACCAAGCTGGCCAGTTTATTCGGGCTGATCATATTCGGATTCATCATGCTTAAGGGTGATGTATGGCATTCCAACTGGACCAACGCCTGGCACCTGCAAAAACTAAACACCGACGGCACTTTTGCCCAATACACAACAGGTGCAGCTTTAGGTGCTATTGCTGCCGCGATGGTGGGTTCCATATTCAGCAGTGATGCCTGGAATAACGTAACCTTTATAGCCGGGGAAATGCGGAATCCTAAACGGGATATCGCCTTGAGCCTGTTCTTTGGTACATTGATAGTAACTGTGATTTATGTGTCTGCCAATATAGTTTACACCGCTGTTTTGCCTATGCATGATATTGCCACCGCCGCTAAGGACAGGGTTGGTGTAGCGGCGTCACAAGCTATATTTGGTAATATTGGCACTGTCATTATCGCGCTGATGATCATGGTATCCACTTTCGGCTGCAACAACGGTTTGATTTTGGCTGGCGCGAGGGTATATTATACGATGGCAAAGGATGGGTTGTTCTTTAAAAAGACAGGCACATTAAATAAATTCGCTGTACCTGAATTTGGTTTATGGATCCAATGCATCGTAGCATCTATATTGTGCTTAAGCGGCCGTTATGGCGATCTATTGGATATGATATCATTTGTGGTAGTCATATTTTATGTACTCACCATCATCGGCATTTATATCCTCCGCAAAAAACGCCCCGATCATGAACGCCCTTACAAAGCATTTGGCTACCCGGTACTACCTGCCATTTATGTTATAATGGGATTAGCCTTTTGTACGTTATTAATCATATACAAACCACAGTTTACCTGGCCGGGCCTGATCATTGTACTGATTGGCATCCCGATCTATTATATATCGCAACGTAACGCAAAGCATGAGGATACGCCGCTTACTGACATTTAG
- the dacB gene encoding D-alanyl-D-alanine carboxypeptidase/D-alanyl-D-alanine endopeptidase has protein sequence MRIRRLLTFSLLFIAGYAPAQSIQQKLQSAFNRLQLDSQCRYGSVSLTVLDVKTGEQVFAVNPDMGMAPASTMKTITTITAFNVLGKDFKYQTQFGYYGSITNGTLNGDIIIKGAGDPTLGSWRYESSKENHILTIMVDALQKAGIKKINGRIIGDDSVFGTQSIPDGWIWEDVGNYYGAGTSGLCWRENQYDIKLHTGEPGTPVTLSHEVPAMPYLNFKSEATNAPAHTGDDTYAYLPVNSNMVYVRGTYATDQTKKSIAVALPDPAYDAAFRLADTLKRLGFIITGSAESASTLTAKGQALPVTTQTIATIPSHELSKIIYWTNQKSINLYAEQLLKTIAWKGGKLPSTANGISTLQDFWKQRGIDTNSLNVFDGSGLSPADRVTTHTMATILQSATKEIWFNDFFESLPVYNDMHMKSGSIINVLNYAGYQTHNGRQLCFSIMVNNYNGSTKVIKEKIFRVLDELK, from the coding sequence ATGAGGATACGCCGCTTACTGACATTTAGCCTGTTATTTATTGCGGGATATGCACCTGCACAATCTATACAACAAAAGTTACAATCGGCTTTTAACAGGTTGCAGTTGGATAGCCAGTGTCGGTATGGATCAGTTTCCCTCACCGTGCTTGATGTTAAAACAGGCGAACAGGTTTTTGCCGTAAACCCGGACATGGGTATGGCACCGGCCTCAACCATGAAAACCATTACTACCATTACCGCTTTTAACGTTTTGGGTAAGGATTTTAAATACCAAACCCAATTTGGCTATTATGGCTCAATAACTAATGGTACACTGAACGGCGATATCATCATCAAAGGTGCAGGCGACCCAACCCTTGGCAGCTGGCGCTACGAGAGCAGCAAAGAAAATCATATACTAACTATTATGGTTGATGCTTTGCAAAAAGCAGGCATCAAAAAGATAAACGGGCGCATTATTGGCGATGATTCTGTTTTCGGCACGCAATCTATCCCCGATGGTTGGATATGGGAAGATGTAGGCAATTACTATGGCGCAGGCACATCGGGCCTTTGCTGGCGCGAAAATCAGTATGACATAAAACTACACACTGGCGAACCCGGCACACCGGTAACCCTGTCGCACGAAGTACCCGCCATGCCCTACCTCAACTTTAAAAGCGAAGCTACAAACGCCCCTGCCCATACCGGCGACGATACCTATGCTTATTTACCAGTTAACAGCAACATGGTTTATGTAAGGGGAACTTATGCTACCGATCAAACCAAGAAAAGCATAGCTGTTGCCCTCCCCGATCCTGCTTATGATGCAGCTTTCCGTTTGGCTGATACCTTAAAACGTTTAGGCTTCATCATCACCGGATCTGCCGAATCGGCATCAACTCTAACCGCTAAAGGACAAGCATTACCGGTAACAACACAAACTATTGCCACCATACCATCGCATGAACTTAGTAAGATCATCTATTGGACCAACCAAAAGAGCATCAACCTTTATGCCGAGCAATTGCTCAAAACCATTGCCTGGAAAGGCGGAAAATTGCCATCAACAGCCAATGGAATTAGTACACTGCAAGATTTCTGGAAACAACGAGGTATCGATACCAACTCGCTCAACGTTTTTGATGGCAGCGGCCTGTCGCCCGCCGATAGGGTTACTACCCATACCATGGCTACTATACTGCAATCAGCTACTAAAGAGATTTGGTTTAATGATTTCTTTGAGAGTTTGCCCGTATACAACGATATGCACATGAAAAGCGGCAGCATAATAAATGTGCTCAACTATGCAGGTTATCAAACCCATAATGGCAGACAGCTTTGCTTTTCTATTATGGTGAATAACTATAACGGCTCAACCAAAGTAATTAAGGAAAAAATCTTTAGGGTGTTGGATGAGTTGAAGTAA
- the dnaE gene encoding DNA polymerase III subunit alpha encodes MPDFSHLHVHTQFSLLDGAADIGKLYKKAAADGMKALAITDHGNMFGAFKFVAEAGKHNVKPIVGCELYVVEDRHKKQFTKEKKDVRHHQLLLAKNPEGYKNLVKLCSLGFMEGLYSKWPRVDKELILKYHKGLIATTCCIGASVPQAILRKSEEEAEQEFKWWLDLFGEDYYIELQRHDIPEQHTVNAVLLKYAKKYNVKVICSNDSHYVDQQDSNAHDILLCVNTGDMQSTPIATDEEGGKGYRFGFPNDQFYFKTQAEMGKLFNDLPESLDNTNEIVDKVETLKLKRDILLPNFVIPPEFKIHSDMTPDSDTLNQWEYLKHLTFLGAKDRYIDISPEAEERINFELFTIRTMGFAGYFLIVADFIKAGRDMGVFIGPGRGSAAGSVVAYCIGITNIDPLKYNLLFERFLNPDRKSMPDIDTDFDDAGRQKVIDYVVEKYGKNQVAQIITYGSMAARTSIQDVGRVLDMPLSEVNLLKKMVPDTLGITLQGAIDQVPELQAIVKGNDLRATVLREAGKLEGSIRNTGVHAAGIIIAPYDLTDIVPVAVAKDSDLLVTQYDGRVIEDAGVIKMDFLGLKTLTIIKDALRLIKQNHGVVIDIDYIPLDDKETFELYQRGDTNGTFQFESDGMQMYLRDLKPDKFEDLIAMNALYRPGPIEYIPLFIKRKHGYEPIAFDLPDMEEYLGETYGITVYQEQVMLLSQKLAGFSKGDADVLRKAMGKKQIEVLNKMEAQFMTGATAKGHPKDKLTKVWNDWKAFAQYAFNKSHSTCYAFVAYQTAYLKAHYPAEYMAAVLNNQNNMEKISFFMDECRRMGVPVLGPDINESDMAFAVNKKGEVRFGLTGVKGVGDKAVESIIEERNERGPFTTIYDFAQRSNTRSVNRKSYENLVYGGAFDGMGLNRAQFFAKTENGLLTGVERLIKYANDYQNTQSSNQSSLFGGSVASYIPEPSMPESDEWPLIEKLKYERDVIGIYLTGHPLDNYKVEMERFCNTDISDLKNMQKARSGEGGEEIMNAFAELRRRGEIRIGGLVGNVQHKMTKTGKPFGTFVLEDYKESYEFALFGEDYVKFRYLLVDGYFLHLKGIIEEKFRQKDNWDLRIQTMALLSEMRDKLTKSLTVCIDLNSLNEKLVNNIQQAVNDNIEKYPVKNCTLRFLVKDREEAISVEVFSKSLKINPSDDLMADIFNITNVHPVLN; translated from the coding sequence ATGCCGGATTTTTCGCATTTACACGTACATACACAATTTTCGTTACTTGATGGGGCCGCCGATATTGGTAAACTATATAAAAAGGCAGCTGCTGATGGTATGAAAGCCCTGGCTATTACCGACCACGGGAATATGTTCGGCGCGTTTAAATTTGTTGCTGAGGCGGGTAAACATAATGTAAAACCGATAGTTGGCTGTGAGTTGTATGTGGTTGAGGATCGCCACAAAAAGCAATTCACCAAGGAGAAAAAGGATGTAAGGCACCACCAGTTATTATTAGCTAAAAACCCCGAAGGATATAAAAACCTGGTTAAGCTATGCTCGCTTGGATTTATGGAGGGCCTGTACAGTAAATGGCCTCGTGTTGATAAGGAACTGATACTAAAATACCACAAAGGCTTAATTGCCACTACCTGCTGCATAGGTGCAAGCGTACCGCAGGCGATTTTGCGCAAAAGCGAGGAAGAAGCCGAGCAGGAATTTAAATGGTGGCTCGATCTGTTTGGTGAAGATTACTATATAGAGTTACAACGCCATGATATCCCTGAGCAGCATACAGTTAACGCAGTGTTGCTTAAATACGCTAAAAAGTATAATGTAAAAGTGATCTGCTCCAATGATTCGCACTATGTGGATCAACAGGACTCCAACGCGCATGATATTTTGCTGTGTGTAAACACCGGTGATATGCAAAGCACCCCAATTGCTACCGATGAAGAAGGTGGCAAGGGCTATCGCTTTGGTTTCCCGAACGACCAGTTTTATTTTAAGACCCAGGCAGAAATGGGCAAGCTGTTCAATGATCTGCCTGAATCATTGGACAATACCAATGAAATAGTAGATAAGGTAGAAACGCTGAAACTGAAGCGTGATATTTTACTGCCTAACTTCGTTATCCCGCCTGAGTTTAAGATCCACAGCGATATGACCCCGGACTCAGATACGCTGAACCAGTGGGAATATCTGAAACACCTTACCTTTTTAGGTGCTAAGGATCGTTATATAGATATATCGCCGGAGGCTGAGGAACGCATTAACTTTGAGCTCTTCACCATCCGTACCATGGGTTTTGCCGGATACTTTTTGATCGTTGCCGACTTCATTAAGGCGGGCCGCGATATGGGCGTATTTATTGGTCCGGGCCGTGGTTCGGCGGCGGGCTCGGTGGTAGCCTATTGTATCGGTATCACTAATATCGATCCGCTTAAATATAATCTCCTGTTCGAAAGGTTCCTGAACCCTGACCGTAAGTCGATGCCCGATATTGATACGGATTTTGACGATGCAGGCAGGCAAAAAGTAATTGATTATGTGGTTGAAAAATATGGCAAGAACCAGGTAGCACAGATCATTACCTATGGCTCCATGGCTGCCCGTACCAGTATACAGGATGTGGGCCGGGTGCTGGATATGCCCCTATCCGAAGTGAACTTACTCAAGAAGATGGTGCCTGATACTTTGGGTATCACCTTACAGGGAGCAATAGACCAGGTGCCTGAATTACAGGCTATAGTAAAAGGCAACGACCTGCGTGCCACAGTTTTGCGTGAGGCCGGAAAATTGGAAGGTTCCATCCGTAATACAGGTGTACACGCGGCGGGTATTATCATCGCGCCGTATGACCTTACCGATATTGTTCCGGTTGCCGTAGCTAAGGACTCAGACCTGCTGGTTACCCAGTATGATGGTCGTGTGATTGAAGACGCAGGCGTTATTAAGATGGACTTTTTGGGCCTGAAAACCTTGACCATTATTAAGGATGCGTTGCGGCTCATCAAACAAAACCATGGCGTTGTTATAGATATAGATTATATCCCGCTTGATGATAAGGAAACCTTTGAGCTTTACCAGCGCGGCGATACCAATGGTACTTTCCAGTTTGAAAGTGACGGTATGCAAATGTACCTGCGTGATCTGAAACCGGATAAGTTTGAGGATTTGATCGCCATGAACGCGCTCTACCGCCCGGGGCCAATAGAGTATATACCGCTGTTTATTAAACGTAAGCATGGTTACGAGCCCATCGCGTTTGATTTACCTGATATGGAGGAGTACCTGGGCGAAACCTACGGTATTACCGTATACCAGGAACAGGTGATGCTTTTATCGCAAAAGCTGGCAGGCTTTAGCAAAGGCGATGCCGACGTTTTGCGTAAGGCGATGGGTAAAAAGCAGATTGAGGTACTGAATAAAATGGAGGCCCAGTTTATGACGGGCGCTACCGCAAAAGGTCACCCTAAAGATAAGCTTACCAAAGTTTGGAACGACTGGAAAGCATTTGCCCAGTACGCTTTCAATAAATCGCACTCTACCTGTTACGCTTTTGTGGCTTATCAAACGGCTTATTTAAAAGCGCATTACCCGGCGGAATATATGGCCGCGGTATTGAACAACCAGAATAACATGGAGAAGATCTCTTTCTTTATGGATGAATGCCGCAGGATGGGCGTGCCCGTTTTAGGTCCGGATATTAATGAGTCGGATATGGCGTTCGCTGTAAATAAAAAAGGTGAGGTGCGTTTTGGTTTAACGGGGGTTAAAGGTGTAGGTGATAAGGCGGTTGAAAGCATTATAGAAGAACGTAACGAACGTGGTCCGTTTACAACCATATATGATTTCGCACAACGATCAAACACACGCAGTGTAAACCGTAAATCATACGAAAACCTGGTTTATGGTGGTGCTTTTGATGGTATGGGCTTAAACCGTGCGCAGTTTTTTGCTAAAACAGAAAATGGCCTGCTAACAGGTGTTGAACGCCTGATAAAATATGCCAATGATTACCAGAACACGCAAAGCAGCAACCAATCTTCATTATTTGGCGGTTCGGTAGCATCTTATATCCCGGAGCCAAGCATGCCTGAGAGTGACGAGTGGCCATTGATAGAAAAGCTGAAATATGAGCGCGATGTTATCGGCATTTACCTTACCGGTCACCCTTTGGATAATTACAAGGTGGAGATGGAACGCTTTTGCAATACAGATATCAGCGATCTGAAAAATATGCAGAAGGCAAGGAGCGGTGAAGGTGGCGAGGAGATCATGAACGCGTTTGCAGAACTACGCCGCAGAGGTGAGATACGTATAGGCGGTTTAGTAGGTAACGTTCAGCATAAAATGACCAAGACAGGTAAGCCATTTGGTACGTTTGTACTGGAAGATTATAAGGAATCATACGAATTTGCGCTGTTTGGCGAGGATTATGTGAAGTTCCGTTATCTGTTGGTTGATGGTTATTTCCTGCATCTGAAGGGGATCATCGAAGAAAAATTCAGGCAAAAAGATAACTGGGACCTGCGGATACAAACTATGGCCCTGCTATCCGAAATGCGGGATAAGCTCACCAAGTCATTAACGGTATGCATCGACCTGAACTCATTAAATGAAAAGCTGGTAAATAACATTCAGCAGGCAGTTAATGATAATATTGAGAAATACCCGGTTAAGAATTGTACCCTGCGTTTTTTGGTAAAGGACAGGGAAGAGGCAATATCGGTAGAGGTGTTTTCAAAAAGCCTTAAAATTAACCCGAGTGATGATCTGATGGCTGATATTTTTAATATCACCAATGTGCACCCGGTGTTGAACTAA